A window of Hemiscyllium ocellatum isolate sHemOce1 chromosome 10, sHemOce1.pat.X.cur, whole genome shotgun sequence genomic DNA:
tgtcagacctgctgagtttctccagcagttttggCTTTCGTTTCAGTGAATCTCCTCCTGTTGCTATGTTCCTATGTTTCCATTCAAACTAGCTCAGGCCTCAGTCCCTCAAGGGCCTCACTGCAGACATGACCCAATGAACCTgattggcacggtggctcagtggttagcactgctgcctcacagcgccagggacccgggttcaattccagcctcaggtaactgtctgtgtggagtttgcacgttctccctgtgtctgtgggtgctctggtttcctcccacagtccaaagatgtgcaggttaggtgaattggtcatattaaattgtccatagtgttaggtgtattagtcagagggaaatgggtctgggtgggttactcttcggagggtcagttgggctgaagagcctgtttccacactgtagggaatctaatctaaacttcccAGCAGGAGATTGGGATAGGCTGCTTCAGGCTGGTGTGTAGGGTCAACCTCACCTTGTCCCCAGTGATGGAGGGTCCAAACCCTCCAGCCATTGAGTGACTGGACAGAATGACCCTGTTAACTGGGACATCACCAGCCAACTGTGCCTACAAATGGCTCTGCTAACTGACATGGTTATCTGACTCAGCTAACAATCACCACATGTGGACTATGACACCAGACTGATCCATGTGCAGATCTCACCCTGTGAGGTTTTCAGAAATCACTCAAACTGGCCGTGGGGCTGCTGGCTTCTCATCGAAACCCACTGGATGGAcgaatgtccttttgggaaagcATTCAGCCATCTTTATATGGcctggtgtgtgtatgggtgtagacccacagcaatgtgagaaAGACAGTGTGGTTTGcgggagttctttgaagatgtaacaaacaaTGTGGACAATGCGATTCTGTAGATGTTGTATATCTAGATTTCCAGAGGGCATTGGGTAAGGTGCTACACAAAAGGCCAGTGCGCAGGGGTATGATCAGATGAGCTAAGGTATAATTCATCACCTTGGACAGAGGATAGGCTAACCAATAGAACGCAGACCATCAGGCTAATGGGGTTGGTGTATTCACCATTTGTATTTAATGGCTTGGATATGGAGTCAAATTTTCAAataacactaaaataggcagaaaGTACATGGCAATACAGAAATAGGAAACTAACAAATGATATGGAAAATGGACCATTGGGTGAATGGACcaaaatttggcaaatggagctcaacatggataagtgtgagatTATCAGTTTTGGTGGAAGGAATAGAAAGACAATTCATTCTCAAAGTGAAGACAAACCTCACGGTGTTTTGAgccaaagggatctgggtgtccgtCTGCATAAACCGAAGAAAATTAATACGCAGGTACAACAGATAATACGGAAGGCAACTGGAATTCTGACATTTATTGCTAAAGAAATCGAGTATAAAAGTCGGGAAATGTTGCTGCTACTGTCcaaggcactggtgagaccatgcctggagtgTTGTGCAGAGTTTTGGTTCCCTTCCTTAAGGGATGTGGTTGTATTAGTAGCCATTCAGAGGAGGTGTACTGGCTTACTTCCAGGGATGAGGGGTCTGTTTTATACGAGAGACTGAGCAGCTTTACCCTCTGGAGGTTTGAAGAACAGAAGGGGATGTAACTGAGGGATATAAAACGCTGAAGGTGAATGACATAGTAgacgtagagaggatgtttccccatgTGAGGCAATTAGAAGGGGAGGTCATTGCTTTAGGATGAGGGCgaatagatttaaaacagagatcagaAGAAATGACTTCTCCCAAAGGgacatgaatctgtggaaatcactTCCCAGGGCTGCAGGtgaatgctgggacattgagtatatttaagggtGAGGTAGACAGGATTTTAATTATAGACGGGTTGAAGGATTATGCAGtgagcaagaaagtggagctgaggctgagatgagaccagctggaggggctgaatggcctcctgctgctccttGCTCTTCCAGTGTTATACTGAACTGTCCCTGAGGAGGCTACATGGGGTCAGACCCTCTCCTGGGCAGGGTATGGAGAGGGTGGATAATAACTGCCAAACATCTCAGTGATGCTCCCTCTCTCCAGGGGGAGTAAATGAAAATGCCCACTGTGATTGGTCAGTTGTAATCTCCCCTCTCAATGTTGGACCTTTCCTCATTGGGTCACACTGACCACTTTGTGTGGATGGAGGTAtgaggagggggcaagagagacagaggcagagaggggggggagatagatggagacagagggggaaagggagagggagggggagagggaaagagagagggggagggaaagggagagggagggggagagggaaagagagacggagagggagagggagagagagagggagagggagagggagagggagagggagagggagagggagagggagagggagagagggagagggagagggagagggagagggagagggagagggagagagagagagagagggagagggagagggagagggagagggagagggagtgggagagggagtgggagagggagagggagagggagtgggagagggagagggagtgggagagggagagggagagagagagggagagggagagagagagggagagggagagggagagggagtgggagagggagagggagtgggagagggagtgggagagggagagggagagtgggagagggagagggagagggagagagagagagagagagagagggaggggagggggagagggagagggagagggagagggagtgggagagggagtgggagagggagagggagtgggagagcgagtgggagagggagagggagtgggagtgggagagggagtgggagtgggagagggagagggggggagtgggagagggagagggagagggagagggagagggagagggagagggagagggagtgggagtgggagagggagagggagagggagagggagagagagagagagagggagagggagagggagggggagagggagagggagtgggagagggagtgggagagggagggggagagggagggggagggggagaggggggggagagggagagggagagggagagggagagggagagggagagggagagggagtgggagagggagggggagggggagagggagagggagtgggagagggagtgggagagagagagggagagagagagggagagggagggggagagggagggggagagggagagggagtgggagagggagagggagggggagagggagagggagagggagggggagagggagggggagagggagggggagagggaggggggagagggagggggagagggagtgggagagggagagggagtgggagagggagtgggagagggagagggagtgggagggggagggggagagggaggggggagagggagggggagagggagggggagagggagagggagggggagagggagggggagagggagggggagagggagggggaggggagagggggagagggagagggagagggagagggagtgggagagggagagggagagggagggggagagggagggggagagggagagggagtgggagagggagagggagtgggagagggagagggagagggagggggagagggagggggagagggagagggagggggagagggagagggagagggagagggagagggagagggagagggagagggagagggagagggagagggagagggagagggagagggagagggagagggagagggagagggagagggagagggagagggagagggagagggagagggagtgggagggggagagggagtgggagggggagagggagtgggagagggagagggagagggagagggagagggagagggagagggagagggagtgggagagggagagggagagggagagggagtgggagagggagtgggagggggagagggagagggagagggagagggagggggagagggagggggagagggagagggagagggagagggagtgggagagggagtgggagagggagagggagtgggagagggagagggagtgggagagggagagggagtgggagagggagagggagagggagagggagtgggagagggagggggagagggagagggagtgggagagggagtgggagagagagagggagagagagagggagggggagagggagggggagagggagggggagagggagtgggagagggagagggagggggagagggagagggagagagagagggagagggagagggagagggagtgggagagggagagggagagggagagggagagggagagggagtgggagagggagagggagagagagagggagagggaatgggagagggagagggagagagagagggagagggagagggagagggagagggagagggagagggagcgggggagggggagggggagggggagggggagggggagggggagggggagggggagagggggggggagggggagggggagggggagggggagggggagggggagggggagggggagggagagagggagagggaatgggagagggagagggagagagagagggactgggagagggagagggagggggaggggggggagggggagcgagggagagggagacggagagtgagagggagagggagacggagagggagacggagagggagagggagagggagagggagggggagggggggggggagggggggcgggagggggagggggaaagagagagggggagggggagggggagggagcgggagagggagcgggagagggagagggagggggagggggagggggagggggagggggagggggagggggagggggagggggagggggagggggagagggagagggagtgggagagggagagggagagggagagggagagggagggggagggggagggggagggggagggggagggggagggggagagggagagggagagggagagggagagggagagggagagggagtgggagagggagagggagacggggagggagagggagacggagagggagagggagagggggagggagagggagagggaggggggaggggagggggagggggaggggggagggggagggggagggggggggggagggggatggggagagggaaaagagagagatggggaggggaggggggagggggagggggagggggagaggggagagggaggggagggggagggggagagggagtgggagggggagagggagagggagagggagggggagggggggagggggaggggggagggggagggggagggggagggggagagggaaagagagacggaatgggagagggagagggagggggagagggagggggagagggagggggagagggagggggagagggagggggagagggaggggggagagggagggggagagggagagggagagggagggggagagggagggggagagggagggggggagggagggggagagggagggggagagggagggggagagggagggggagagggagtgggagtgggagtgggagagggagagggagagggagtgggagagggagtgggagtgggagtgggagagggagagggagtgggagtgggagagggagagggagtgggagagggagtgggagtgggagagggagagggagagggagctcaCTGGCTGCTGAACACACTAGCTATTTCCAGAAGCCATTGCATTATTCTAATCCGCAGTAGGTGACACGTTACACGTTACATGTTACATGTTTGGTGTATTTCAAATTATTGCACTTTAAAAACAGACACTGCTTCCACAGCTGGTTAATGGAGCCCAACATGAAATGAAGTGATAGAGGGTTTGTGCAGCTGGGTGgaggacaggcagatgggtaCAGGATCCACAGCTCATGGAGCTGTGTGGGTGAAAAGTGGGAGCTGCTAATGGGGCAGGTCCTGGGTGAGGGTCTAAGTAGCTGCTACCATCCTCCCACAGAGCAGCAACATCTCAGTCCCTCGGGGTGTACGGGTAAACTTCTCAGAGTCACTGAGAGAGACAGGAACTGCTGGATTAACATTCCTGATCCACATCAACACAATCCTATCAATTATTAAACAACAACTCTGAACAAAAAGATATTGGACTAAAATGTCAATTAAAGGATGAAGACAAATCACTGACTTTGGCAATCCCTACACACAGAGGCACTCTGTTCCTGGTACGTTTCCACTAATACAGGATCAAATAATTACTGCTAATGGTAACCAACCTTTAGTCAGAACAAGACAAGAATAGCTGCTAATTGGTCTGGGTAATTCACTGGCCTCATAACCCACAGacatgtcctgggagtgtttgatggggacagtgtagagagaattTTACCGTTTCTAACCCcgtgcagtccctgtcctgggagtgtttgatggggacagtgtagagggagttttaccctgtttctaaccccgtgctgtccctgtcctgggagtgtttgatgggggacagtgtagagggagttttaccctgtttctaacctcgtgctgtccctgtcctgggagtgtttgatggggacagtgtagagggagttttaccctgtttctaaccccgtgctgtccctgtcctgggagtgtttgatgggggacagtgtagagggagttttaccctgtttctaaccttgtgctgtccctgtctgggagtgtttgatgggggacagtgtagagggagctttactctgtatctaaccctgtgctgtccctgtcctggggtgTTTGATGGCACATCTTCAAGATGCACTCGAGAAATTCAcgaaagatcctcagacagcatcttccccaacccacagccacttccatcgagaaggataagggcagcaggtccatgggaacaccataccttgcaagttcccctccactccccattctgacttggaaatatatcgctgttccttcactgtgtctgggtcagaatcctggaattccttccctaaaggcattgGGGGTcgacccacagcacatggactgcagcgggtcaagaggcagctcacccccaccttctcaaggggcaactggggatggggaataaatactgggcccagccagtgacacccacatctcaagagtgaattttaaaatatgATCATTAAATAATTAATTCTCAAAGGTGCCAGTGTGGATTTTGTTGCAGTCTTGCCTCAGGTCTAGTTCCTGGGCACTTTTACAATCGAGGTTAAAACTGAACTAAAACCCAGaggctgctggagattagaaacTAAATTACAATAACTATTCatttagcaaaaaaaaagaaaggaatgtgtttgtttcaaatctctCAAACAAATACATCATAAAAATCAACACAAATATTTTATCTTTGATTTTAACCAATTTCCCCAAACAATCTCTACAGCTGGTTTGAAAAACCACATGTCTGGTTCTGGGCTGTTTCCCGGCTGTTTCCCGGCTGCTTTCCGGGCTGTTTCCCGGCTGCTTTCCGGGCTGTTTCCCGGCTGTTTCCTGGCTGTTTCCCGGCTGCTTTCCAGACTGTTTTCTGGCTGTTTTCCAGACTGTTTTCCAGCTGTTTCCCAGCTGTTTCCTGGCTGTTTCCCGGGCTATTTCCCAGCTGTTTCCCGGGCTATTTCCCAGCTGTTTCCCGGGCTATTTCCCAGCTGTTTCCCGGGCTGTTTTCTGGCTGTTTTCCGGGCTATTTCCCAGCTGTTTCCTGGCTGTTTTCCGGGCTATTTCCCAGCTGTTTCCCAGCTGTTTTCTGGCTGTTTTCCGGGCTATTTCCCAGCTGTTTCCCGGGCTATTTCCCAGCTGTTTCCCGGGCTGTTTTCTGGCTGTTTTCCGGGCTGTTTCCCAGCTGTTTCCTGGCTGTTTTCCGGGCTATTTCCCAGCTGTTTCCCAGCTGTTTTCTGGCTGTTTTCCGGGCTATTTCCCAGCTGTTTCCCGGGCTGTTTTCTGGTTGTTTTCCGGGCTATTTCCCAGCTGTTTCCCGGGCTGTTTTCTGGCTGTTTTCTGGGCTGTTTCCCAGCTGTTCCCCGGGCTGTTTCCCGGCTGTTCCCCGGGCTGTTTTCCGGGCTGTTTCCCGGCTGCTTTCCGGGCTGTTTCCTGGCTGTTCCCCAGGCTGTTTTCCGGGCTGTTTCCCGGCTGTTTCCTGGTTGTTTCCCGGCTGCTTTCCAGACTATTTTCTGGCTGTTTCCCGGCTGCTTTCCAGACTGTTTTCCGGCTGTTTTCTGGCTGTTTTCCGGGCTGTTTCCCAGCTGTTTCCCGGCTGGTTGGTGTCGGAATGCTGCAGCCTCTGAGAGAACCCGATAACATCCAAAGATTCAAACAGAACGGGAAGCAGGTGGGAGAGCAGCTGGACTGAGCGATTGAAGAGGTAACCTCAACCATAATATTCCAGCCAAAGAGACAAAGCTTGTCCCAAAACCCCAGCGACAGGACAGCTCcaaaaacctgaaagaactgggactgctggaaatcagaaacaaaaacagaaattgttagaaaagctcagcaggtctggcagcatctgtagagagaaatcagagttaacgtttcaggtccagtgacccttcctcagaactaggaGGTGGCTGGGAGAAATGGCTCATCACAACAAATCAGAAACAATATCTTAACAGTCATAGAGtcgaagagatgtacagcatggaaacaggccctacggtccaacccgtccatgctgaccagatatcccaacccaatctagtcccacctgccagcacccgacccatatccctccaaacccttcctattcatatacccgtccaaatgcctcttaaatgttgtaattgtaccagcctccaccacatcctctggcagctcattccatacacgtaccaccctttggttgcccctttggtctcttttatatctttcccctctcaccctaaacctatgccctctaggtctggattcctccaccccagcgaaaagactttgcctatttaccctatccatgcccctcataattttataaacctctatcaggtcacccctcagcctccgacgctccagagaaaacagccctagcctgttcagcctctccctgtagctcagatccttgtaaatcttttctaaaccctttcaggtttcacaacatctttcctattgcgGGGAGATCAGGATTGAGtggagtattccaaaagtggcctaaccaatgcaacCTGACTTCCCGTCTGCTAtattaatgctctgaccaagaaaggccagcattccaaacaccttcaaATCATCGGCTCTCCCACTTCTGAGACCATCAGACACTGATGATGTTAAAAACAAATTTAATTTCACCAAATCCATTTCTCTGAAAATGAGACCAATTGCAGAGCCAAAAGTGCACCTGACAAACTCCCTTCACAATACATACTGTGGACTCGTAGACAATTTATAAATTAAAAGCACACACCTCAAACAATGGAGAGTACGCCTCCTTTGGCTGAATTCAGTTGTCTAGAGACATTGCAGAATGGTATGACTAAGTGGAACATGAACAGACTGGGGCAGGCATTGGGTGATATCTCGTGTGGGCTGTCAGCCAACGGAAACTGGATACTAAATGAACAAGCTGGGTGGGGGGAGCTGGGAAAGAGCAGCTCTCTGCTGGGACTACCTGGTTCTCAAAGGTACACAGAGACTGAACTACAACAACAGAGGGCCCCACCCCTCAGCCCTCCGGGGAAGTTGCTCATTTCATTTCACAGTTTCAGACACTTCAGCATTTTCCCACGGTTCGCACAGCCCAACTCATATCGTTACCATAGAGACCACCTTGTGGATGGAGTAACCCTTAGGGGCTGGTACAAGATGCTCTCTATTGTTTTTAAACAGgaagtaaagcttcctctacgctgtacctgtcctgggagccTTCAATAGGGACACCGTTGTGGAAGCTTTAGTTTCTGCTTGAAAGTGTTGTGGGAGCTTGACTCCTTCATGACCTGTGAGACGTGCCTGTATTTGGGAAGTGCTCTCACTCCTCAACAATGAACTGAAATGAATCTCTGGGTGTGAGTGATCCGGTGCTGATGCGGAGGGTGTATGGTTGGTTGGTAAGCTGTGAGCACAGCCTCTGTCCCACTATCTCTATGTAACTCCAGGCCCTCTCGGGGTCACTCCCACATGTCTGATGTCAGCCAGCAGCAGCCACTAATTCCCCAGGAACATCCACTTTCAGAGTGTCTGCTGGGCAGAGACACAGGAGGCTGTAACGTGGGGAACCCAGCTGAGTGCCTCCACCCTCCCTACCCCGGTCACAGAGCTGCCTTGCAGGATGTCTCTGTGCCCGCACCAATCCATGCCCCAGTTTCTACTGGTAACCATCTTTATAAGGAAAGCTACAGGCTACCTCA
This region includes:
- the LOC132819296 gene encoding immunoglobulin G-binding protein A-like; its protein translation is MVEVTSSIAQSSCSPTCFPFCLNLWMLSGSLRGCSIPTPTSRETAGKQPGKQPENSRKTVWKAAGKQPENSLESSRETTRKQPGNSPENSLGNSQETARKAAGKQPGKQPGEQPGNSPGNSWETAQKTARKQPGKQLGNSPENNQKTARETAGK